CCAACTGGCGCACCAGGGGTATGTCCTTCCTAATCCTCTCGTACTAGGGAAGAATCCTCTCAAGCTTGCTACGCCCACGGCAGATAGGGACCGACCTGGCTCACGCCGGTCTGAACCCAGCTCGCGTACCACTTTAATGGGCGAACAGCCCAACCCTTGGGACCGCCTTCAGCCCCAGGATGTGATGAGCCGACATCGAGGTGCCAAACCGCTCCGCCGCTGTGGACGCTCGGGAGCGATCAGCCTGTTATCCCCGGGGTACCTTTTGTCCGTTGAGCAACGACCCTTCCACTCGGGATCGCTGGATCACTAGGACCTGCTTTCGCAACTGCTCGACGAGTATGTCTCGCAGTAAAGCTGGCTTATGCCCTTGCACTCGACGCACGGTTTCCAACCGTACTGAGCCAACCTTTGTGCTCCTCCGTTACAATTTGGGAGGAGACCGCCCCAGTCAAACTGCCCAGCAAACACTGTCCCTCGCCCGGCTTCACGGGAGTCGAGGTTAGGTCACAAACGAATTCAGGGTGGTATTTCAAGGGTGGCTCCATCCCGGCCAGAACCGGAACTTCAAAGCCTCCCACCTATCCTACGCAGAACAGGCTCGTGACCAATATTAGCCTACAGTAAAGGTCCACGGGGTCTTTCCGTCTTGCCGCGGGTAGGCGGCATCTTCACCGCCACTACTATTTCACCGAGTCGGTTGTGGAGACAGTGCTCCAATCGTTACGCTATTCATGCACGTCGGAACTTACCCGACAAGGAATTTCGCTACCTTAGGACCGTCATAGTTACGGCCGCCATTGACCGGTGCTTCAGTTGCAAGCTTCGCCTTGCGGCTAACCTACTTCTTTAACATTCCGGCATTGGGCAAGCGTCACACTGTATACGTCCTCTTGCGAGTTGGCACAGTGCTGTGTTTTTGATAAACAGTCGTCAGAGCCTTTTCTCTGCGCCCTCTCCTGGAACGGAGGAGGGCCCCCTTATCGCGAACTTACGGGGTCAATTTGCCTAGTTCCTTCACAACCGTTCTCTCGAGCCCCTGAGGTTATTCACCACGTCTACCTGTGTCAGTTTTAGTACGGAACCGGCGATTGTCCACGAACGGCTTTTCTTGGAACCTCCGCCCCCAGCGGGGCCCCGAAGGGCCCGGACATTTCTAACCGTCCTGCTGAGCTGAGAGATCCGTCGCGTCGCTTCAACCGCACGCCGGTGCGCAGGAATATTAACCTGCTGTCCATCGACTACGCCTTTCGGCCTCGCCTTAGGATCCGGCTGACCCTGGGCGGATTTACCTTCCCCAGGAAACCTTAGACTTTCGGGGAGCGGGATTTTCACCCGCTTTATCGTTACTCAAGCCGGCATATTCACTTCCTGACGCTCCACGAACCCTTCCGGGATCGCTTCAACGCTGACAGGAACGCTCTCCTACCACTCGCACAAGGCGAGTCCACGGCTTCGGTATCCGCCTTAATTCCCGATCATTATCGGCGCCGAATCCCTCGACCAGTGAGCTGTTACGCACTCTTTAAATGGTGGCTGCTTCTAAGCCAACATCCTGGCTGTCTGAGCGATTCGACTACCTTAATAACTTAGACGGATTCAGGGACCTTAGCCGGTGGTCTGGGTTGTTCCCCTTTTGACCACGGATATTATCACCCGCAGACTGACTCCCGCGACAGAGACCGATGGTATTCGGAGTTTGATTGGGACTGGTACTCTTGCGAGCCCAAGTCTCATTCAGTGCTCTACCCCCACCGGGTGTAACGCGAGGCTAGCCCAAAAACTATTTCGGAGAGAACGAGATATCTCCAGGTATGATTAGACTTTCACTCCTCCCCACAGCTCATCCCCCAGCTTTTCAACGCTGGTGAGTTCGGCCCTCCAGAAGGTCTTACCCTTCCTTCAGCCTGGCCATGGGTAGATCACCTGGTTTCGCGTTTATTCCCTGCGACTTCGCGCCCGTTTAAGACTCGCTTTCGCTGCGGCTCCGCCTCGGTGAGGCTTAGCCTTGCCACAAAGAATAACTCGCCGGCTCATTATGCAAAAGGCACGCCGTCACCCGTCTTTCGACAGGCTCCGACCGCTGTGTAAGCACATGGTTTCAGCTACTATTGCACTCCCCTCGTCGGGGTTGTTTTCACCATTCAGTCGCCTTACTGGTTCACTATCGGTCGTCAAGGAGTATTTAGCCTTACGGGGTGGGCCCCGCATGTTCATGCCGAGTTTCACGGGCTCGACATTACTCTTTGCACCCTCGCCGCTTCACCGCTGCTACAGGACTATCACCTTCTTTGGTCGCGCTTTCCAACGCGCTCGCAGCAGATCCACTTTGATTCCGGTGCCCCAGGCCGAAGCCTGGTTTGGGCTGGTCCGCGTTCGCTCGCCGCTACTGACGGAATCGCGTTTGCTTTCTTTTCCTCCGGCTACTGAGATGTTTCAGTTGGCCGGGTTTGCTTCATCAACCTATGCATTCAGTTGATGATGACCCTTACGGGCCGGGTTGCCCCATTCAGAAATCCCCGGATCGGTGCTTGTTTACCAGCTCCCCGGGGCTTATCGCAGGTTTCCACGTCTTTCATCGCCTCTTGACGCCAAGGCATTCACCATGTGCCCTTAGTGGCTTGGTCATGCCGACCTGAGCCCGTATCGATTCACACCGCTACGAACACAACTCGACATCTCCACGCGGAGGCTTTTGCGCACCTCCGCAGCTTCGAACCATCTTGCCGCCCGCCGCTCTCGCGACGGTCGCCGCCATGCCTCGAAGCCGCCCACCTGTCGTGCATTTGACAGGTCAACTCGAGATTTCTAACTCGATGATCTAAACCACGCCGCCCGGAAAAAGCGGCGTGATTCACGCGTTCTCGAACTCACTTGTCAAAGAGCGTCTGGCGAGCTGCACCGGATCATCCGGCCGCCTGCCAACAAAAACCGCCCCCTACAGGGGCAAGAGAGATAGTAGCTTTGAGCCGGGCAGCGTCAAGCCGCCGTGCTCGTCCAAACCACACATTTCTCACCCATCTTCTCAGCAACTACGCCGCTCGGGCGCCCCGGGTTCAAAACGAAAGCCGGAGGGCCCTTTGACCCTCCGGCAATACGGTAAGTCCCCGAGGCAGCCGGGTTTAGGCCCTGCCCGCCAGGGCCCGCAGGCGCTGACGCTCCGCCTCGATCCGCGGGTCGCTCGGGTCGATGACCTGGATCGAACCATCAGGCATCGCCACGAGGATCTGCACCCGCTGGTTCAGAGCCGAGCCGCCGTCCAGTTGCACAACGTCCAGCAGCGTGGCCCCGGTGAAGAAATCCACTTCCTGGGTTTCGCCGCCTGTCTCAGCAGGCGGAAAGGTCCGCTTCTCGCCGATCGGCTCGCCAGGCCGAACCGTCACGTTCATGACCCGGTGCTGACCTCTGGTGAAGGAGTACACCTCAAAGCTGGCGCTTCGATCGTCGACCGACTCGTTGTAGATGCCCGTCACTGCAAAGAACTGCCGCGGCGGATTCACGCGCACCGGCTCGGACCACTCCGTCCAAGGCGAGAGCACGCGAACGCTGCCCGCGAGGTTCTGCTGGGATTCCGCCAACCGCGACTCGCGGCCGAAGAACGGGTTGTACAACCCCACCGCCAGCCGATAGCGATACGTCGAACCCGGCTGGGCCGTGATGTCGTGCGACCAGACGCGGATGGACGGGTTCTCAAAGAGACTCTTGACTGCAGCGGTCTGGCCCATGCCCTTGGCCGTCGGCGGAGGAGCGTTGAACTTGCTGGCGCCGCCTCCTTCGAAGCCCGAGCCGCCGCCTTCAAAGCCCGTGCCGCCGCCTTCAAAGCCCGTGCCGCCAGCCTCGTCGGGCATGCCCTCAGGCGGCAGATACTCCTCCGAGCCTTTGGCTCCGCGGCCGGGCTGGGAGTAGTTGCGCCCGTCCTGCGGGGCGGTCGCATCCGGGAACTCAGCGTACTCGGGGTCGACCGCGAGCAGCGCTTTCTTGGCTTCGTCGTACGCGGCGCGGGCAGCGGCGATCCCCTCGTTGAGGCGGCGCTGGGTGCGTTCCTCGAGCGTTTCCTTGGGCCTGCCGGTGTCCTCAGACTGATCGGAGACGTCATTGCCGCCGCCTTCGAAACCGCCGGACTTGCCTCCCTTTCCGGTTCCACCGCCTCCGCTCTCGCCGCCACCAGTCGGCTGGGTCTTCTTCTTGGCCTGCTGTTCGAGGAAGCGGTCCAGAGCGCTCTGTGCCCGCCCGACCTCGCGCCAGGCCAGCTGCATGCGGCGCTCGGCGTCGATGACCTCGGGCGACTTGGGCGCCGCAGCCTTGACGATGTCGTACGACCACTCCGTGCCGTCCGCCAGGGTGAAGAAGCCGGGCTGATAGACGGCCGAGCCGTACGTCGCCACGTTGCGGAGGATCTCGTCCTTGTCGCGCGGCGCGGCCTTTTCAAGCCGGTCGCGTACGGAGAGTTGGCCCGGAATCGTGCTCACGCTTTCGGGGCTTGACCACGAGCCGTCGGGCAGCCTCTGCTGGCGCTCCACGACGACGTCAACGATGGCCATGTCCTGATCGACCCATTGGCTGGGAATCGGCTTGCGATTCTCGACCAGGCTCGACAGCGCGCTGCGCAGGGCTTTGCCGTCGAACTCGGCAGAGACGTGCACGGCGTGAATGTCGTACGGCGGCTCGCCTTCAAATCGCGACGCGAGTTCAGGCAGTTCGGTCACTTCTGCAGGGTCGATCGTGTAGTCGAGCGAAGTCACCTGGAGGTTCTTTGGTTGCGGCGCAGCGACCTCGGCGTACATCTCGGTCGCGGTGCTGGCGAAGCCTGCGTTTTCCGAGCCGATCTTGTACGTCACCGGCGCGACGAGCGCCACCGGCGGCGCCTCGGGCAGCGAGGGAGACTCGTGCTGCTGCTCGAGCCAGTCGGTCAACCGGCCGACGGACTCGACTTCAAGCGAAGTCGGGCTGTTGACCTTGGCATCCAACTGACGCGCCTTGTTCGCCAGAACCTCGTCCACTTCTGATGGCGCGAAGTTCTTTCCATCCAGGTTGACGGCGTTGGGTTCGGTGAGGAACGCCTTGGCGGCGAGGCCGAGCACAATGACGGCGGCCACGCCGATGACGATCTTCTCCACGTGCTGTTCAAAGAGGTTGATTCCCTTTGGTTTCATTTTGAATTCCTGCCTTTCGTGGCATGTTCAGGTCTGTCTCGATCAGCCTTCCGGCGCCGGCTCGACGATTCCGTAGAACGTGCGAACCGGGGGCGGCATGAGATCGACAGTCCAGTCCCTCAGCCAGAGCGTTTCGATTTCGAGTTCGACTTCGATGACCGGATCGGGGCCGTAGTAGAACCCCTGCGCCAGATCGCGGGTGACATCGAGCGGCGAGGTCTTGAAGCCCACCACACTCATGAAGTTGGTGCTGTGGAACGCCTTGAACACGTCCTGCAGCCGGCTGCTGTCCACGATGAGCGTGACGTTCACCGTGCGCTTGTCGTACAGGCCGGTCTTGGCGGGGCGGCCGCTGATCGACTTGGTGAAGTCGGGCGGGAAGGGCTGATTGGCGTCGGCATAGGAGCCGGGGTCCGCCGCGGGCGCGGCGCTCGAGGCCGCGCTGGGCGGCGCCGCTCCGTCACCGGCTTCGAAGCGGCCGAACTTGGAGATCATGGCTCCGCCTTCGGGCCCCATCGCAGTCCCTTCGGGTCCCATTCCCATGCCTTCCGGACCCATCCCCATCGGCTGGCCGGGGTCGGCTCCGCCGGGCCGGACGTTCCCTTCCGTGGCGCCGCTGAAGAGCGACTGAGGTTTGATGGTGACGATGCGCTTGATCACGCTCGAAGGCCGGCCGGCGATGGTCGTGGGCAGATCGTCTACACGATTGGCCTTGGCGACGGCCTGCATCAGGTCGAGATCGACCCAGTAGGTGTGCTGCCATTCGTACCAGCGGAACTTGTCCGGCGGGTTCTGGCTCTGCCAGGCCTCGAGATTGAAGACGGAGATGTCGGCGAAGACGGAATATTCCTGCGCCGCCTGCGCGTAGATGGCCAGCCGCCTGGCCGTCATGGCCTCGGTCAGCTTCTTCTGTTCAGAGTCGGAGAGCATCGTCTGCGAATCGACGTTGAACTGGCTGCGGCGGTAGTTGCGCTCGTACTCGACGAGTTGCTCCTGAACCGACTCCGGATCGGGCGGCATACCGGCGCCGACCTGACGGAGCAGTTCTTCATGCGCTCGCAAGAACGCACCGTGAATGCGGAACGGCAGCTCGTTGATCTCCGCGCGGGACGGCTCGGGCAGCAGGCCGGGTACGAGCTGCTGCTCCTTGCCCGCGCGGTTCACGGCGACGACCCACTGCTCGAGTTCGGTCGCGTCCTGCTTGATCTGCTCGCGCACGACGCGGTATTCCTCGAGCATCTTCTCGTTGACGGTCATGTTGTCCTCGATGGCCGGCGCACCGGGCACGAGAGGTTTGACCGTCACCGTCGTCGAAGACGCGTTTCGGATCTTTGTGTTCTGGGCGTTGACGCGGTCGGCAATCTGCTTGGCGATCTTGGCGTTCCAGGAACTGCTCGCGAAGATGACGACCGGCAGAACGATGACGCTGATCGCGCACATGATGACGATCAGCAGGTGAGCTTTGATCCAGTTAAGTACGGGTGTCATGACTTATTTGCCCTCCTGCCCGGTGGCGCCGTCGGTGGTCGCCGGGGCGTTGGGGTCGACCAGCTGGATGATCCAGGAGACTTCGACCTGGTAGTAATCGGTGTCGGGCGGCAGCGTCGCGGCCGGAGTCGGCAGCGGAGCGAGTGAATCGAGATTGAGCGACGAATTGCCCGCATAGCGGCCGCCGCCGGGTGTGACTCCGCCGGAGACGGCCATGCCCTCTTCTCCGCCGCGGCCCTTGGTGAATCCGACTTCGAAACCGCCCTCAGAGCCGCGACCGGGTCCGCGGCCGCCGGTGCTCTGCCCCGCAGTTCCTTCTGCCGGAGGCGTCTTCATCGCGTCGATGCGCACGGTCTTGGGCTGGTTTTCCGGCAGGTCGCGCAGGATGCGGTATGGCACGCCCGGGCGCTCGGCGTTCTTCCCCAGCCACTGAATGACGGACTTGTTCACGAGCGCAACGCTGTCCTTGTTCGAACTCTCGACGCGCATCCGCAGGCGCAGCTGTGGCATGGTCTGCTCGCCGCGCGGCGCCACAAAGGTGTAATCGAGCGACTTGAGTTCCAGCAGCCGCCGCTCAGCGGGCGGGATCGACGCGATCTCATCCGGATTGCCGCTGAGCAGTTCCGGCTGAGGCTTGGCCGATGCGAGCATGTTGGACACGTCGGCGAGGATGTTCGGCCACACGTCGCGGTTGTCGATCATGCCGCGAATGTTCACGGGCTTGCCGGTGATCTCTGTCTCCTGAGTAATCTTGTCAAAGTCGGTCTTGAGAGCCTGGGCCCGACTGACGATCGGCTCGATTTCGCCGCGGTAATCACTGGGCTGCGCGTTGTAGCGCTGGTCGATCATCGGGCGTGCAAACGCGATCATCGAGCCGAACACGACCAGGGCCGCGGCAGCGCCGAACCACTTGATCTTCTCGCTCCAGAGCCGGTCGCGCACCACGCTGACGGGGATAAGGTTGACGTCGATGGCGGCCATGCCGAGGCCCTGCAGGGCGAGGCCGTAGGCCGTGGCGGAGTTGAGAATGTGCTCGGCGAACACGGCGTTGCTGCCGCTGCTGAGCCGTTTGAACTCGTCGAGGCGAGAGATTTCCATCTGCACCTGCTGGCTGAGGAATTTGCGCAGCCCGGGCAGTTTAAACGTCGAGCCCACGCCGATGAGCCGGGTCAGGTTTGCATCGCGGTGGAGCGACTGGTAGTAGCCGATCGACCGCTGGACATCCTGGGCGAGGTCGCCGAAGACCGGGCGCATCGCCGAGAGAATCTGCCGGCGATACTTGCTCGTCTGGGCCTCCGACTTGAGCTTCTCCGCCTTGCTGTAAGTCAGTTTGAAGGAGTTGATGAGCGCATCGGTGAAGTTGTGCCCGCCGATGGGGAAGGTGCGGATCCAGGTGCGGCCGCCCTCGGCGATGATCAGGTCGGTGCTGGTCGTGCCGATGTCGAGGATGATCGTTCCCGGCGAGTCGGCTTCGATGTTCATGTCGTACTGCAGCGCGTTGTACGCGGCCACGGGCGAGATGTTGATGCCGTCGGGAACCAGCCCCAGTTCGTTATAGAGGTTCAGCCGCGCCTGCACGGCACCCTTGGTGATGGCGAAGATGCCGACTTCGACTTCCGGCGTCTCTTCGCTGGTGAAGGTCTCGTAGTCCCATTCGACTTCTTCGATCGGGAAGGGGATCTGCTGCACCGCCTCAAACTTGACGATGTCGGGCACCTTCTTAGGCTCGACGGGCGGCAGCTTGGCGAAACGGGCAAACGCGCCGTTGCCGGGCACGGAGACGAGAATCGGCCCCTGCCTCATGTCGGGCTGCTGGCTCATGAACTGCCCGATGGCGAGGCGAATCATCTCGTCGCCGTCCACGTCAGGCGTGGACAGCACTTTTTTGTGAGGCACGTATGCGAAATCTGCGAGACTCACGTCGTCGCCGTTGCGCTCCAGGCGCACGGCTTTCAGGGCATATGAGCCGATCTCAATGCCCCATGCACTCGAACTGGCCATAGCCAACTCCTTTGGAAACAGGTGCGTGTGAAGCGGGAACCTCGACCGCTGGGGTCGGATGGACCTGCTTCGCATGGCCGGCATGACCACGACGCGGGTTCAGTTGTCTGTGAAAAGTCACACCGTCTTTCAGCCTCTGCCAGAGGTCTGACATTCGTCATCGGGGTGGCTGGGCGTCGAAACGGATCAACCGGCTGCTGATCACCTGGGAACCGACGCTCGGTCGGCTGGCAGGGCTAAGGCAGGGGGCGGATCATTTGCTCGACGGGCAGCGTCCGAACGATTCCTGTCGGAGGTCTGGATGCCGGGAGGCCCGTACCGCGTGGGCAGGCCCGGACACAATCCGGGGGACCCACTTACCAGGATCGCCACGTGTGGCGATCGGTCGCACATCCTTTCTGGCCCGCACGGTGCGATTGATTGAATCGCCTCGGGCCGCTCGTCCGCCGACTGAGGTGCCCGCTACACACGGACAGGCCCGGCCGGCCACGAAACCCGCACGCGCCAGCGCCGAACGGCGCCAACACGATTGGGGGCTGTCTCCTACCTATTAGAACGGCCTCAACCACCGGTTGCAAGCGATTCGCCAACAAAAACTTCAAAATCGTGAATTCCGTCGCGATGGGATCCGTGCGGCGATCGATTTCGGTTCGCCATCGGCACGCCGCATGCCCCGGCGGGCGCTCGGCGCCGCACGCCCGCGCCGCAGCCGACTACACTGCACGGTCCCTGCCCCGGCTGCCACTCTTCGATGACTCTGCTTCTCTTCATCGCCATCTCGCTTCTGCTGTCCCTGTTTGCCGGCATGGCGGGCGCCATGCTCGGCCTGGGCGGCGGCGTCATCGTGGTGCCCGGCCTGACGCTGCTGCTGGGCATCGACATTCGCTACGCGATCGGCGCTTCCATCGTCGCCGTCATCGCCACCTCGAGCGGCGCCGGGGCGAGTTACGTGCGCCACCAGGTTTCCAACATCCGCGTGGGCATGCTCCTCGAACTTGCCACCGTTTCGGGCGCTCTCGCCGGCGCCTACGCCGCCGGGCAGGTCGGTGCCAAGTGGCTCCACCTCGTTTTCGGCGTGGTGCTGCTCGGAGCGGCGGTTGCGATGTGGAAGCGGCGCGAAGAGGCGCCGCAGGCGGCGAAGGCGGATGCGCTCGCCGACCGCCTGCGCCTGCACGGCTCGTACTTCGACCGCTCATTGAACGAGGTAGTTGAATACCGCGTGCGGCGCACTGCATTCGGGTTCGCACTGAGCGCGCTGGCGGGCGTGGTGAGCGGGCTGCTGGGCATCGGCGGCGGGGTACTCAAGGTACCAGCGATGAACATGGCCATGGGTCTGCCCATCAAGGTCGCCACTGCGACGAGCAATTTCATGATCGGCGTCACCGCCGCGGCCGGCGCCGGAGTCTACTTTGCGCGCGGCGACATCGATCCGTTCATCGCCGCGCCGGTTACCGTCGGAGTCCTCGCTGGCGCAATGATCGGCGCCCGCCTCATGCCGCACGTGCGCCGGCGCTATCTCAAGATCGCGTTCACGGTCGTGATGCTCCTCATCTCCATCGAGATGCTTCGAAAGGGCGTGCAGTGAGGCCTCCGGCTGAGAGCCCATCCAAACCAGACCGGCCGTCGCGCGTCGAGACGACCGTCGCCGCCTGGCTGCGCGTGGGCGTGATCGCGAGCGTGGGCATCATCCTCGCCGGCCTGATCGTGAGCCTTATGCGCAATCCCGAGTACCTCACGGACCCGGATGCGTACAGACAACTCACGTCGCCGGGCGCGGCATTTCCGCACACGGCCGAAGACCTGTTGGCCGAACTGATCGAGTTCCGCGGGCGCGCGCTGATCACGCTGGGCGTTCTGCTGCTGATCGCCACGCCGGTCGTTCGCGTCGGCCTCTCGCTGCGCGCCTATCTCCACGAGCGGGACTGGATCTACGCGATCATGACCGCGCTGGTCTTGGCGGCGCTGGCCATTTCATTCGCCGTCGGCGCGATTCCATGACGCTGGATCGGGCCGTGATCAGCCCGTGGGCAACTGGATCCCCTCGGGCCACAACCAGCCAAACGTCCCGGCGGTGAGCAGCGCGTAGATGAACCCATCGAACATGAACTT
This region of Phycisphaerales bacterium genomic DNA includes:
- a CDS encoding DUF1634 domain-containing protein — encoded protein: MRPPAESPSKPDRPSRVETTVAAWLRVGVIASVGIILAGLIVSLMRNPEYLTDPDAYRQLTSPGAAFPHTAEDLLAELIEFRGRALITLGVLLLIATPVVRVGLSLRAYLHERDWIYAIMTALVLAALAISFAVGAIP
- the pilM gene encoding type IV pilus assembly protein PilM — protein: MASSSAWGIEIGSYALKAVRLERNGDDVSLADFAYVPHKKVLSTPDVDGDEMIRLAIGQFMSQQPDMRQGPILVSVPGNGAFARFAKLPPVEPKKVPDIVKFEAVQQIPFPIEEVEWDYETFTSEETPEVEVGIFAITKGAVQARLNLYNELGLVPDGINISPVAAYNALQYDMNIEADSPGTIILDIGTTSTDLIIAEGGRTWIRTFPIGGHNFTDALINSFKLTYSKAEKLKSEAQTSKYRRQILSAMRPVFGDLAQDVQRSIGYYQSLHRDANLTRLIGVGSTFKLPGLRKFLSQQVQMEISRLDEFKRLSSGSNAVFAEHILNSATAYGLALQGLGMAAIDVNLIPVSVVRDRLWSEKIKWFGAAAALVVFGSMIAFARPMIDQRYNAQPSDYRGEIEPIVSRAQALKTDFDKITQETEITGKPVNIRGMIDNRDVWPNILADVSNMLASAKPQPELLSGNPDEIASIPPAERRLLELKSLDYTFVAPRGEQTMPQLRLRMRVESSNKDSVALVNKSVIQWLGKNAERPGVPYRILRDLPENQPKTVRIDAMKTPPAEGTAGQSTGGRGPGRGSEGGFEVGFTKGRGGEEGMAVSGGVTPGGGRYAGNSSLNLDSLAPLPTPAATLPPDTDYYQVEVSWIIQLVDPNAPATTDGATGQEGK
- a CDS encoding sulfite exporter TauE/SafE family protein, with the translated sequence MTLLLFIAISLLLSLFAGMAGAMLGLGGGVIVVPGLTLLLGIDIRYAIGASIVAVIATSSGAGASYVRHQVSNIRVGMLLELATVSGALAGAYAAGQVGAKWLHLVFGVVLLGAAVAMWKRREEAPQAAKADALADRLRLHGSYFDRSLNEVVEYRVRRTAFGFALSALAGVVSGLLGIGGGVLKVPAMNMAMGLPIKVATATSNFMIGVTAAAGAGVYFARGDIDPFIAAPVTVGVLAGAMIGARLMPHVRRRYLKIAFTVVMLLISIEMLRKGVQ